One genomic segment of Bradyrhizobium prioriisuperbiae includes these proteins:
- a CDS encoding response regulator transcription factor, producing the protein MTDEIPIVVVVDDDLAVREALDSLFQSVGLSAIFFESVDALLRSKLPDVPGCLVLDVRLPGINGLDFQREMVSHGIGLPVVFISGHGDVPMSVRAMKAGAIEFLLKPFQDGDLLDAIQAGFEKDRARRHRDRALGDLQARCALLTSREREIMAFVAAGQANKQIAATLGLSEITVKVHRGQMMRKMQARSVVDLVRMADSLAVSDAAAKPR; encoded by the coding sequence ATGACGGACGAGATTCCCATTGTTGTTGTCGTCGATGACGATCTGGCCGTGCGCGAGGCGCTGGATAGCCTGTTTCAATCGGTCGGGCTGAGCGCGATATTCTTCGAGTCCGTCGATGCCTTGCTGCGGAGCAAGCTTCCCGACGTCCCGGGATGCCTTGTGCTCGACGTCAGGCTCCCAGGCATCAACGGCCTCGATTTCCAGCGCGAGATGGTCTCGCACGGCATCGGCCTGCCGGTCGTCTTCATCAGCGGCCACGGCGATGTACCGATGTCGGTGCGGGCGATGAAGGCCGGCGCCATCGAGTTCCTGTTGAAGCCGTTCCAGGACGGGGATCTGCTCGACGCGATCCAGGCCGGGTTCGAGAAGGATCGTGCGCGCCGCCACCGGGATCGCGCACTCGGGGACTTGCAGGCCCGGTGTGCGTTGCTGACGTCGCGGGAGCGGGAGATCATGGCGTTTGTCGCTGCGGGCCAGGCCAACAAGCAGATCGCGGCGACGCTCGGGCTCAGCGAAATCACCGTCAAGGTCCATCGTGGCCAGATGATGCGCAAGATGCAGGCCCGATCCGTGGTCGATCTGGTCAGGATGGCCGACAGCCTCGCCGTCTCGGATGCGGCCGCCAAACCCCGATAA